A portion of the Malania oleifera isolate guangnan ecotype guangnan chromosome 3, ASM2987363v1, whole genome shotgun sequence genome contains these proteins:
- the LOC131150392 gene encoding uncharacterized protein LOC131150392: protein MEGLIPLVFKAVQKTKTRRRYHCLSSGAALSYDISDFYKPPLPPPPPHHHPLQEMNDCDISNGELGYAQHHRRHKSLGDCYSSSSPSTAAAVIYTDLGGPPLPLSHPSSAQNNKQRQQLVRFRSHNCFRA from the coding sequence ATGGAGGGTCTGATCCCTCTGGTATTCAAGGCGGTTCAGAAGACCAAAACCCGCCGCCGCTACCACTGCCTCTCCTCCGGCGCCGCCCTATCCTACGACATCTCTGACTTCTACAAACCACCACTGCCTCCGCCTCCGCCTCATCATCATCCGCTACAGGAAATGAATGATTGTGATATTAGCAATGGGGAATTGGGTTACGCCCAGCACCACCGCCGACACAAGTCCCTCGGAGAttgttattcttcttcttctccctcaaCGGCAGCAGCGGTAATATATACAGATCTGGGAGGTCCGCCGCTTCCCCTATCTCATCCGTCCTCCGCACAGAATAATAAGCAGCGGCAGCAACTTGTACGTTTCAGGAGCCACAATTGCTTTCGTGCGTAA